Proteins encoded in a region of the Bacillus methanolicus genome:
- a CDS encoding LysM peptidoglycan-binding domain-containing protein — protein MLPIIFRKNYIYTVRHGDTLYSIAQRFNSSTEVIERANHLFDPVTDHGLIFPGDVLVVPNLLETGKVSYVVKSGDTMSSITSRFSTFSDLVAGINNQENHNFISPDQQLIVSAYIYQIQSGDTLSAISHKFGIPLLNISKANQGRPGYQEDVIWPEFHLILPLPTSRNIVVWNPLPGTKVVNGQRIEGLARAFEANVLHQLRDTNGVIVSNERFTTADEGAPEYGNFTSILPFDRTPSSNTGELWVYTRSAKDGSIQDLVKTKVYF, from the coding sequence ATGTTGCCAATTATTTTTAGAAAAAATTACATTTATACAGTACGTCATGGCGATACACTATATTCGATAGCCCAAAGATTCAATAGTTCCACAGAAGTAATAGAGCGAGCAAATCATTTATTTGATCCGGTTACTGATCATGGTCTTATTTTCCCTGGAGATGTATTGGTCGTTCCGAATCTTTTAGAAACAGGAAAAGTATCTTATGTTGTCAAATCTGGAGATACAATGAGTAGTATTACTTCTAGGTTTAGTACATTTAGTGATTTAGTTGCCGGTATCAATAATCAAGAAAACCATAATTTTATTTCTCCCGATCAACAGTTAATAGTATCTGCATATATTTACCAAATTCAATCTGGAGATACACTTTCAGCAATTTCACATAAATTTGGAATTCCACTCTTAAACATATCAAAGGCAAACCAAGGTCGACCTGGTTATCAAGAAGATGTAATTTGGCCGGAATTTCATTTGATTCTCCCTTTACCAACCTCTCGAAATATTGTTGTATGGAATCCTCTTCCAGGAACAAAAGTGGTTAATGGACAAAGAATAGAAGGGCTAGCAAGAGCATTTGAAGCCAATGTTTTACATCAACTAAGAGATACTAACGGAGTCATTGTTTCAAACGAACGTTTTACAACAGCCGATGAAGGAGCTCCTGAATACGGAAATTTCACTAGCATTTTACCATTCGACAGAACCCCTTCATCAAATACTGGTGAACTTTGGGTTTACACAAGAAGCGCTAAAGATGGTAGTATCCAAGACTTGGTGAAGACAAAAGTCTATTTTTAA
- a CDS encoding DUF4177 domain-containing protein yields the protein MFDYKFVQVQIGALNGKPKENYEEIIKNYAKEGWRLHTFSPLPFAAGGQATSIQIIFEKEVNQ from the coding sequence ATGTTCGATTACAAGTTCGTTCAGGTACAAATAGGTGCTTTAAATGGTAAGCCTAAAGAAAATTATGAGGAAATTATTAAAAACTATGCAAAGGAAGGGTGGCGTTTACATACATTTTCACCTTTACCATTTGCAGCTGGAGGACAGGCTACTTCAATACAAATTATTTTCGAGAAAGAGGTTAATCAATAA
- a CDS encoding PhzF family phenazine biosynthesis protein, with protein sequence MKCYVVDAFAENLFEGNPAAVCIMEKWLPDDTMQKIAAENNLSETAFAVKEGNGYRLRWFTPGGEIDLCGHATLATAYVIANYYEKSVDTIKFQTMSGELVVVKKGELYEMDFPSRMPEEFTLTEQMVEALGVKPIKTYLGRDLMFVLENEEDVQNASPDFSKLEKLPDGLGVLITAKSEKYDFVSRCFFPKLNVNEDPVCGSAHCNFIPYWAKRLGKDEMVARQLSKRGGTIYCKYEDTRVKIAGKAVLYAIATLNMEY encoded by the coding sequence ATGAAATGTTACGTCGTAGACGCGTTTGCCGAAAACTTGTTTGAAGGAAATCCTGCTGCTGTGTGTATTATGGAGAAATGGCTTCCAGATGACACCATGCAAAAAATTGCAGCTGAAAATAACCTTTCTGAAACGGCATTTGCTGTGAAAGAGGGGAACGGATATCGGTTAAGATGGTTTACTCCAGGGGGAGAGATTGACCTCTGTGGACATGCTACTTTGGCAACAGCGTATGTAATTGCTAACTATTATGAAAAGAGTGTGGATACAATCAAGTTTCAGACAATGAGCGGGGAACTAGTTGTGGTAAAAAAAGGTGAACTTTATGAAATGGATTTCCCTAGCAGAATGCCTGAAGAATTTACGTTGACAGAGCAAATGGTCGAAGCTCTTGGCGTAAAACCTATTAAAACCTATCTGGGTAGAGATTTAATGTTTGTACTTGAAAATGAAGAGGATGTTCAAAATGCCTCCCCTGATTTTTCTAAGCTGGAAAAATTGCCTGATGGGTTGGGCGTTTTAATTACAGCGAAAAGTGAAAAGTACGATTTTGTTTCTAGATGCTTTTTCCCGAAGTTGAATGTCAATGAAGACCCCGTGTGCGGTTCTGCGCATTGCAATTTTATTCCGTACTGGGCAAAACGTCTAGGCAAGGATGAAATGGTAGCGAGACAGCTTTCCAAGCGCGGTGGAACGATATATTGCAAATATGAAGATACACGAGTTAAGATTGCAGGAAAAGCAGTGTTATACGCTATAGCAACTTTAAATATGGAGTATTGA
- a CDS encoding PLP-dependent aminotransferase family protein translates to MHIEIQRKAESSLSKQIYVSIVDHIRSGLLQEGIQLPSVRDLSKQLGVSLVTVVKAYKELEQDGFVTSVQGKGTFVNTERKEVVDTKQEAYSFNWQLSVQDYLPRSQFARFHQVPERIHLSSSMIDPGLLPNRNLEREIHQVLSENPRILSQYGEIQGDAQLRHAMYEYLKRLGVPAAPENILVTSGSQQGIDLVARTFVGPGDVVVMEAPTYPGAIDVFRGRGATILTVPVDHNGMRVDILQNLCDKYKPKVIYTIPTFHNPTGSVMTPKRRRQILDIAQSIQSIIIEDDPWSEIYFDKKPPVPIKSIDPYGHVIYLKGLSKTLAPGCRIGILVASGSIFSRLLAAKANTDLGSPLLTQKAILPFIKSKKMTDHMKKLRTALRIRRDMVLEVLSQHAPSEVSWIIPQGGLNLWVSLPSWIDTNHLLLEAKKQQLTFLPGSACYPVEQENHHLRLSYSYMSEQLLHQGVTTLCNIFHSEISSKKVHESSPYF, encoded by the coding sequence ATGCACATTGAAATTCAACGTAAAGCTGAGAGTTCACTTTCTAAGCAAATATACGTATCTATTGTCGATCACATCCGTTCAGGACTCCTGCAAGAAGGAATACAATTGCCTTCCGTACGGGATCTATCAAAACAGCTCGGAGTGAGTTTGGTTACAGTAGTGAAGGCGTATAAGGAACTAGAACAAGACGGTTTTGTTACCTCAGTCCAAGGAAAAGGGACATTCGTAAATACGGAAAGAAAAGAGGTTGTAGATACAAAACAGGAGGCTTACTCTTTTAATTGGCAACTATCTGTGCAAGATTATTTACCTAGATCTCAGTTCGCCCGTTTTCATCAAGTCCCTGAGAGAATTCATCTTTCATCTTCTATGATTGATCCTGGACTTCTTCCTAATCGAAATTTAGAGCGAGAGATTCATCAAGTGCTTTCTGAAAACCCAAGAATTTTATCTCAATATGGAGAGATTCAAGGTGATGCACAACTGAGACATGCAATGTATGAGTATTTAAAAAGACTTGGGGTTCCTGCTGCACCTGAAAACATTTTAGTTACTAGTGGATCACAACAAGGAATCGATCTTGTTGCTCGTACATTTGTTGGACCAGGTGATGTGGTTGTGATGGAAGCCCCTACCTATCCAGGAGCAATTGATGTTTTTCGGGGGAGAGGAGCTACAATACTTACCGTGCCAGTTGATCATAATGGAATGCGGGTAGACATACTTCAAAATTTATGTGACAAATACAAACCAAAAGTTATTTATACAATTCCTACTTTTCATAATCCAACAGGTTCTGTTATGACTCCAAAGCGCCGTAGACAGATTCTTGATATAGCTCAAAGCATCCAAAGCATTATTATTGAGGACGATCCATGGAGTGAGATTTACTTTGATAAAAAACCACCAGTTCCCATTAAAAGTATAGATCCCTACGGTCATGTGATTTATTTGAAAGGGTTAAGCAAAACACTAGCGCCAGGTTGTAGGATCGGAATATTAGTTGCTTCTGGTTCCATATTCAGTCGTCTATTGGCAGCCAAGGCAAATACCGATTTAGGAAGTCCTTTGCTTACACAAAAGGCAATCTTACCATTTATTAAATCTAAAAAAATGACCGATCATATGAAAAAACTAAGAACTGCTCTGAGGATAAGACGCGATATGGTTCTTGAGGTACTTTCACAACATGCGCCTTCTGAGGTGTCATGGATAATCCCGCAGGGGGGATTAAATCTTTGGGTTAGTCTTCCTTCTTGGATTGATACGAATCACCTCCTGTTAGAAGCAAAAAAACAGCAACTCACATTCTTGCCTGGATCAGCATGTTACCCTGTAGAGCAAGAAAATCATCATTTACGATTGAGTTACTCTTATATGAGTGAACAATTATTACATCAAGGAGTTACTACATTATGTAATATTTTTCATTCTGAAATTTCATCAAAAAAAGTGCATGAAAGCTCACCATATTTTTGA
- a CDS encoding DUF2306 domain-containing protein — MHLLEGIHYDSWIIFLKMHIAGGVMALALGPFQFSKRIQAKRRIHRFIGKVYIFSILLGGLAGFYVSSTALGGVISMVGFLCLNILWLYTTYIGYKTARKKKIELHQRWMLRSYALTFAGVTLRLWTILLTFLFADVTKLINPTAVPSDFLSVYRLIAWICWIPNLFVIELYIRFRKQKSAGKSSAVSLTRLL, encoded by the coding sequence TTGCATCTTCTTGAGGGAATCCATTACGATTCATGGATCATCTTTCTTAAGATGCATATCGCCGGAGGAGTAATGGCACTGGCCCTTGGTCCTTTTCAGTTCAGTAAAAGAATTCAGGCTAAAAGAAGGATTCATCGATTCATTGGAAAGGTATATATTTTTTCCATCCTATTGGGAGGATTGGCAGGATTTTATGTATCTTCTACAGCTTTAGGCGGTGTCATTAGTATGGTAGGATTCCTTTGTTTGAATATCTTGTGGCTTTATACAACCTATATAGGCTATAAAACTGCCAGAAAGAAAAAAATTGAACTTCATCAGCGATGGATGCTTAGAAGTTATGCCTTGACATTTGCCGGTGTGACACTCCGTTTATGGACAATTTTATTAACCTTTTTATTTGCTGATGTGACAAAATTAATCAATCCGACTGCGGTACCTTCTGATTTCTTAAGTGTTTATCGATTAATTGCCTGGATTTGCTGGATTCCAAATCTATTCGTTATTGAACTATATATCCGGTTCAGAAAACAAAAATCTGCCGGCAAATCATCAGCCGTTTCCTTGACAAGACTATTATAG
- a CDS encoding IS256 family transposase has product MAQYHITLNDELLHGLFTRDEGLAKLLEQVLNQILEAQVEEQLGARRYERTEERKGYRNGSYPRQLTTRVGRLTLRVPRTREGEFSTELFQRYQRSEQALVLALMEMVVNGVSTRKITQITEELCGTSFSKSTVSSLCKGLDPIIQDWNYRSLHEHVYPFVLVDAIYTKVREDGRVRSRAVLIATGVNEEGYREILGLQIGNSESESSWSEFFGWLKDRGLRGVDLIISDQHGGLVQAIEKHFQGATWQRCQTHFIRNILDAAPKYMQDALLEEIRGILHAPNKQTARLLLEQVLAKWEEKAPKAMQILEEGFEDATAVLDYPDRYRRRLRTTNGVERLNEEIRRRERVIRIFPNRESVYRLVGAVLIEIDEKWMSGRKYLDMSEYWQWRKTKEQEARSVNQEVSEMKRVG; this is encoded by the coding sequence ATGGCTCAATATCATATTACCCTAAATGATGAACTTCTGCACGGGTTATTCACCAGAGATGAAGGATTAGCTAAGCTACTGGAACAAGTCCTCAATCAAATCCTCGAGGCACAAGTAGAAGAACAGCTGGGGGCTCGCCGTTATGAACGAACGGAAGAACGAAAAGGATATCGCAACGGTTCGTATCCACGCCAGCTGACAACCCGGGTGGGACGGTTGACCTTGCGCGTTCCACGCACAAGAGAGGGAGAGTTCTCTACGGAACTGTTCCAACGGTATCAACGGAGCGAACAAGCACTGGTACTGGCACTCATGGAAATGGTGGTAAACGGGGTGTCTACCCGAAAAATCACCCAAATCACAGAGGAGTTGTGCGGCACCTCGTTTTCCAAATCCACGGTTTCCTCGCTGTGCAAGGGGCTGGATCCGATTATCCAAGACTGGAATTACCGTTCCCTGCATGAACATGTGTATCCGTTTGTGCTAGTAGATGCTATTTATACGAAAGTCCGGGAAGATGGACGGGTACGTTCCAGAGCCGTTTTGATCGCCACAGGAGTGAATGAGGAAGGATACCGGGAAATTCTTGGCCTGCAAATCGGAAACAGTGAATCGGAGTCCAGCTGGAGCGAGTTCTTCGGATGGCTGAAAGATCGAGGACTCCGGGGAGTGGACTTGATCATCTCGGATCAGCACGGCGGGCTGGTGCAAGCGATTGAAAAGCATTTCCAAGGTGCTACATGGCAGCGATGCCAGACACATTTTATTCGCAATATCCTCGATGCCGCACCAAAGTATATGCAGGATGCCTTGCTGGAGGAGATTCGCGGGATTCTTCATGCCCCAAACAAGCAAACGGCCCGGCTGTTATTGGAACAAGTGCTGGCCAAATGGGAAGAAAAAGCCCCAAAAGCCATGCAAATCCTTGAAGAGGGATTCGAAGACGCCACGGCTGTATTGGACTATCCGGACCGTTATCGGCGGCGTCTGCGTACGACCAACGGAGTGGAACGGCTGAACGAAGAAATTCGTCGCAGAGAACGGGTCATCCGCATCTTTCCGAACCGGGAATCGGTGTATCGCCTCGTTGGTGCCGTGTTGATCGAAATCGATGAAAAATGGATGTCGGGACGTAAATACTTAGATATGTCCGAATATTGGCAGTGGCGGAAAACGAAAGAGCAAGAAGCTCGATCGGTGAATCAGGAAGTTTCGGAGATGAAAAGAGTAGGGTAA
- a CDS encoding NAD-dependent epimerase/dehydratase family protein, which yields MNYIFGTGPLGMAVLRELLNRGQKVKVINRTGKADIPQGVELIKGDARDRNFTKEICKDAEKIFHCAGLPYTEWSDHLPSMMNGLIEAAAFSGAKIIYADNLYAYGPVNGDYHEDLSYKPVGVKTKVRAQVAENLLNSHQQGKIKAVIGRGPDFFGPRALVATLGSRVIGNLLLGKKAEAIGNIDLPHTHIFIEDFARGLVTLSENDRSLGQVWHIPAAPTISTRELIEMVGDEIGKKPTYRLASSQIVNFLGLFDKNMREFKEMMYMFNKPFIVSHAKFAKAFPYQVTEHREAIRKTVAWFRNIMGSGRV from the coding sequence ATGAATTATATTTTTGGAACAGGTCCGCTTGGAATGGCCGTTTTACGGGAACTATTGAACCGCGGGCAAAAGGTGAAAGTCATAAACCGGACCGGAAAAGCAGATATTCCACAAGGGGTGGAATTGATAAAAGGTGACGCACGTGACCGAAATTTTACAAAAGAAATATGCAAAGATGCAGAAAAAATTTTTCATTGTGCAGGTTTGCCGTATACAGAATGGTCCGACCATTTGCCTTCGATGATGAATGGATTAATCGAAGCGGCAGCTTTTTCAGGAGCGAAAATAATTTATGCAGATAATCTGTATGCTTATGGTCCGGTTAATGGTGATTATCATGAAGATCTTTCTTATAAGCCAGTTGGAGTTAAAACAAAGGTGCGGGCTCAAGTAGCCGAAAACCTTCTTAATAGTCATCAACAAGGAAAGATTAAGGCAGTAATCGGAAGAGGCCCGGATTTTTTCGGTCCAAGAGCTTTAGTGGCGACATTGGGAAGCAGGGTAATCGGAAATCTATTACTGGGGAAGAAAGCCGAGGCAATCGGGAACATCGATCTCCCTCATACTCATATTTTTATTGAAGATTTTGCTCGCGGACTTGTAACCTTGTCAGAAAACGATCGATCACTTGGTCAAGTGTGGCATATTCCGGCTGCTCCGACAATATCTACTAGAGAATTAATTGAAATGGTTGGCGATGAAATTGGCAAAAAGCCAACATACCGTCTCGCAAGTTCACAAATCGTTAATTTTCTTGGACTTTTTGATAAAAACATGCGCGAATTCAAAGAAATGATGTATATGTTCAATAAACCATTTATCGTCAGCCATGCAAAATTTGCAAAAGCATTTCCGTATCAGGTGACCGAACATAGAGAAGCCATCCGGAAAACAGTTGCATGGTTTAGAAATATTATGGGGAGTGGTCGCGTTTGA
- a CDS encoding TetR/AcrR family transcriptional regulator: protein MKDHSLREIKKARTKISILQAGLDLIGENTFREVNVEDICKKAEVSKVTFFKFFPQKDDLLVYCMRIWLSQRLIDLYLHPKRGLDAIEFLFKSIAESAKVRPGLMLSLISFLSEQKMHPRMPILTETEIHLLFPEHEELVEPEVQNLGDIFYKYIEEAKQDGEIMTDKTTDDLVKILFTIFYGAYLTSHIYSSRDFMEYYRLHLDLIKCK, encoded by the coding sequence ATGAAAGATCATTCGTTACGGGAAATTAAGAAAGCAAGAACTAAAATATCCATTTTACAGGCGGGGCTGGACCTTATCGGCGAAAATACTTTTCGGGAAGTCAATGTGGAGGATATTTGCAAAAAGGCAGAAGTATCAAAAGTTACTTTTTTTAAGTTTTTTCCGCAAAAAGATGACCTGTTAGTCTATTGCATGAGAATTTGGCTGTCGCAAAGATTAATAGATTTGTATCTTCATCCGAAGAGAGGCCTTGATGCCATTGAGTTTTTATTTAAAAGCATTGCTGAAAGTGCAAAGGTTCGTCCAGGATTAATGTTAAGTTTGATAAGCTTTTTGTCCGAGCAAAAAATGCATCCGCGCATGCCGATTTTAACAGAAACGGAAATTCATTTGCTTTTTCCTGAACACGAGGAGCTTGTCGAGCCGGAAGTACAAAATCTTGGCGATATTTTCTATAAATATATTGAAGAGGCTAAACAAGACGGAGAAATTATGACAGATAAAACAACAGATGATCTCGTAAAAATATTATTTACGATTTTTTATGGTGCTTACTTAACATCACATATTTATAGTTCCCGTGATTTTATGGAATATTACCGGCTTCATCTAGACTTAATTAAATGTAAATAG
- a CDS encoding PTS ascorbate transporter subunit IIC, which translates to MGERFLKLMMDILSQPAILIAIISLIGLVLQKKPANEIVKGTTKSFLGFLVIAAGAKILVGSLEPFGKMFQEAFHVNGVVPINEAIVAMALTEYGSATALIMFFGMLANILVARFTRFKYIFLTGHHTLYMACMIAIILVVSGLKGVSLIVVGSITLGLIMAIFPAMAQPFMRKIVGNDNVGFGHFSTFGYVLSGLVGKVVGKGSQSTENINFPKGLGFLRDTSVTIALTMTILYSIIALFAGPSYVEKELSDGTHYLVFSVIQAVTFAAGVFVILSGVRLVLAEIVPAFKGISTKLVPNSKPALDCPIVFPYAPNAVIIGFFCSFLGGITGMIILGALGAVIILPGVVPHFFTGATAGVFGNATGGIRGAIIGSFVNGLLITFLPVFLLPVLGDLGFANTTFSDSDFGVTGIILGYVANSFGAAGVTILVIGILLISVLFGFFKNSKNNDSQIQA; encoded by the coding sequence ATGGGTGAAAGATTTCTTAAATTGATGATGGACATTTTAAGCCAGCCAGCTATTTTAATCGCAATCATTTCATTAATTGGGCTCGTGCTTCAGAAAAAACCGGCAAATGAAATTGTAAAAGGAACGACAAAATCATTCCTCGGATTTCTTGTTATAGCGGCCGGAGCCAAAATTCTTGTCGGTTCACTTGAACCATTTGGAAAAATGTTTCAGGAAGCCTTTCATGTAAACGGCGTTGTGCCGATTAATGAAGCAATTGTGGCTATGGCACTGACTGAATATGGATCTGCTACAGCTCTCATCATGTTTTTTGGCATGCTGGCAAATATTTTAGTTGCTAGATTTACCAGATTTAAATATATCTTTTTAACTGGCCACCACACATTGTATATGGCTTGCATGATCGCCATCATTCTTGTTGTATCGGGTTTAAAAGGGGTATCACTTATTGTTGTTGGTTCGATAACACTTGGTTTAATAATGGCTATATTTCCGGCTATGGCCCAGCCTTTTATGAGAAAAATTGTCGGAAATGATAATGTCGGTTTCGGTCATTTTTCAACCTTTGGTTACGTCCTTTCAGGGCTGGTCGGCAAGGTTGTCGGAAAAGGTTCACAATCAACGGAAAACATTAATTTTCCAAAAGGACTTGGATTCTTGCGTGACACATCTGTAACGATTGCGCTGACGATGACGATCTTATATAGTATTATCGCTCTTTTTGCAGGGCCATCTTATGTTGAAAAAGAGCTTAGCGATGGGACTCATTATCTCGTATTTTCGGTGATTCAAGCTGTAACATTTGCAGCAGGTGTATTTGTCATCCTTTCAGGTGTACGTCTAGTTTTAGCAGAAATCGTTCCTGCTTTTAAAGGGATTTCTACCAAGTTAGTGCCAAACTCAAAACCGGCTCTTGATTGTCCGATCGTATTTCCATATGCACCAAATGCAGTGATAATCGGTTTTTTCTGCAGTTTTCTTGGCGGGATTACAGGGATGATCATCCTTGGAGCACTTGGGGCAGTCATTATCCTGCCGGGAGTAGTACCTCACTTCTTTACCGGAGCAACTGCCGGTGTATTTGGTAATGCAACGGGCGGAATCCGCGGTGCAATAATCGGATCGTTTGTAAACGGACTGCTTATCACTTTCCTTCCAGTCTTTTTGCTCCCGGTTTTAGGAGATTTGGGCTTTGCAAACACAACATTCTCAGACAGTGATTTTGGAGTGACAGGAATTATTCTCGGCTATGTGGCAAATTCTTTTGGGGCTGCAGGCGTTACAATTCTTGTTATCGGAATATTATTAATTTCAGTTCTGTTTGGCTTCTTCAAAAATTCGAAAAACAACGATAGCCAAATTCAAGCATAG
- a CDS encoding PTS sugar transporter subunit IIB, with protein MKILAVCGSGLGSSFMLEMNVQEILNELGVTGIEVGHSDLSSATPDMADLFIAAKDIAEGASHLGDVVVIDSIIDMDGLREKLKEVLQKRGLL; from the coding sequence ATGAAGATTCTAGCAGTATGCGGCTCAGGCCTTGGAAGCAGCTTTATGCTGGAAATGAATGTTCAAGAAATTCTCAATGAACTGGGGGTTACAGGTATTGAAGTCGGCCATTCCGATTTAAGCTCTGCAACACCTGATATGGCGGATTTGTTTATTGCGGCAAAGGATATCGCTGAAGGAGCTTCCCACTTAGGGGATGTTGTCGTAATTGACAGTATTATTGATATGGATGGACTTCGTGAAAAGTTGAAGGAAGTTCTGCAAAAAAGAGGACTGCTCTAA
- a CDS encoding PTS sugar transporter subunit IIA, which translates to MLSNLLKKETIQFADQLSDWEEAIKEAAKPLLLKGVIEPSYVDAMINNVKTMGPYIIIGQEIAIPHARPEMGVNKVGMSFLKLEQPVHFLNDNKYPVSLLFCIAAIDNSTHLKALSQLTKLLSKKENVQKLKEFNDVEEVLGLIKEYSNNL; encoded by the coding sequence GTGTTAAGTAATTTGTTAAAGAAAGAAACAATCCAATTCGCGGATCAGTTATCAGACTGGGAAGAAGCAATAAAAGAGGCAGCCAAACCGCTGCTTTTGAAAGGGGTGATTGAACCTTCATATGTAGATGCCATGATCAATAATGTAAAAACAATGGGTCCATATATAATTATCGGCCAGGAAATTGCGATCCCGCATGCACGCCCTGAAATGGGAGTGAACAAAGTGGGGATGAGTTTTTTGAAACTTGAACAACCGGTGCATTTTTTGAATGATAATAAGTACCCTGTTTCATTATTATTCTGTATTGCGGCAATTGATAATTCCACACATTTAAAAGCTCTTTCCCAATTAACAAAACTGTTAAGCAAAAAAGAAAACGTACAAAAATTGAAAGAATTTAATGACGTCGAAGAGGTTCTCGGACTCATTAAGGAATATTCAAATAATTTGTAA
- a CDS encoding AbrB/MazE/SpoVT family DNA-binding domain-containing protein produces the protein MKSTGVVRKVDELGRIVIPKELRNTFDIKEKDPLEIFVEEDKIILKKYSPFRACMITGEVSDHNISLADGKIILSREGAQILLKDLQQLLNEN, from the coding sequence ATGAAATCAACCGGAGTTGTAAGAAAGGTGGACGAACTTGGGCGTATTGTAATTCCGAAAGAGTTGCGCAATACGTTTGATATCAAAGAGAAAGACCCGCTTGAGATTTTCGTTGAGGAAGATAAGATTATTTTGAAAAAGTACAGCCCGTTCAGGGCCTGCATGATAACTGGGGAAGTTTCTGATCATAATATTTCTCTTGCTGATGGAAAAATTATCTTAAGCCGTGAAGGCGCTCAAATTCTTCTTAAGGATTTACAACAGTTGCTTAATGAAAATTAA
- a CDS encoding MBL fold metallo-hydrolase: MKRVRYENYDHVQTSKSFSDMLRWSRERRAKKKDLSVQIPQAAQKEIEKLQQNRTKMSITWIGHSTFFIQMNGLNILTDPVWAKWMGFQKRLTEPGIPIAELPEIDIVVISHGHYDHLDFGSIRKLKGSPVFYVPIGLKSAFTRRGYKNVIEAKWWDTFSDGTLSIAFVPAQHWTKRSLCDTNTSHWGGWIIENGDRSVYFAGDTGYFRGFQEIAGRFKIDIVLMPIGAYEPEWFMSASHINPEDAIKAFLELKGNVFIPMHYGAYRLADDTGPEALERMQKEWNRLKLDKKLQKVLAIGETYWPEEMFGK; this comes from the coding sequence ATGAAACGGGTCCGCTACGAAAATTATGATCATGTACAAACTTCAAAGTCATTTTCAGATATGTTGCGCTGGTCAAGAGAGCGGCGGGCGAAGAAAAAGGATTTGTCGGTCCAAATTCCTCAGGCAGCTCAAAAAGAAATTGAGAAATTACAGCAAAATCGGACGAAAATGTCGATTACATGGATTGGCCATTCAACTTTTTTTATCCAAATGAATGGTCTTAATATTTTAACCGACCCGGTTTGGGCGAAATGGATGGGTTTCCAAAAACGGTTAACAGAACCGGGAATTCCAATTGCAGAATTACCGGAGATTGATATTGTTGTTATATCGCACGGTCATTATGACCATCTTGATTTCGGCTCGATCCGCAAACTAAAAGGTTCACCGGTTTTTTACGTCCCGATCGGCTTAAAATCCGCTTTTACTCGAAGGGGGTATAAAAATGTCATTGAAGCCAAATGGTGGGATACTTTTTCGGATGGAACTTTGTCAATAGCTTTTGTTCCTGCCCAGCATTGGACAAAACGGTCACTTTGTGATACAAACACTTCTCATTGGGGCGGCTGGATTATTGAGAATGGAGACCGCTCCGTTTATTTTGCCGGAGATACCGGTTATTTCAGAGGCTTTCAAGAAATTGCCGGCCGATTCAAAATTGATATTGTTTTAATGCCGATCGGCGCCTATGAACCGGAATGGTTTATGTCGGCTTCGCACATAAATCCCGAAGATGCAATCAAAGCATTTCTTGAGTTGAAAGGCAATGTGTTTATCCCAATGCACTATGGAGCTTATCGTCTTGCTGATGATACTGGACCGGAAGCACTTGAGCGGATGCAGAAGGAATGGAACAGACTGAAGCTTGACAAAAAGTTGCAAAAAGTGCTGGCAATCGGGGAAACATATTGGCCGGAGGAAATGTTCGGAAAATAG